In Mus musculus strain C57BL/6J chromosome 9, GRCm38.p6 C57BL/6J, one genomic interval encodes:
- the Usp19 gene encoding ubiquitin carboxyl-terminal hydrolase 19 isoform X6: MSAGASATGPRRGPPGLEEATSKKKQKDRANLESKDGDARRVSLPRKEPTKDELLLDWRQSADEVIVKLRVGTGPVRLEDVDAAFTDTDCVVRLPDGRQWGGVFFAEIQSSCTKVQARKGGLLQLVLPKKVPLLTWPSLLKKPLGTQELVPGLQCQENGQELSPIALEPGSEPRRAKQEARNQKRAQGRGEVGSGAGPGTQAGPSAKRAVHLRRGPEGEGSMDGPGPQGDAPSFLSDSATQVEAEEKLCAPPMNTQTSLLSSEKSLALLTVEKTVSPRNDPVAPVMVQDRDPEPEQEDQVKEEMALGADPTALVEEPESMVNLAFVKNDSYEKGPDSVVVHVYVKEIRRDSSRVLFREQDFTLIFQTRDGNFLRLHPGCGPHTIFRWQVKLRNLIEPEQCTFCFTASRIDICLRKRQSQRWGGLEAPATRVGGAKVAVPTGPTPLDSTPPGGGPHPLTGQEEARAVEKEKPKARSEDSGLDGVVARTPLEHVAPKPDPHLASPKPTCMVPPMPHSPVSGDSVEEDEEEEKKVCLPGFTGLVNLGNTCFMNSVIQSLSNTRELRDFFHDRSFEAEINYNNPLGTGGRLAIGFAVLLRALWKGTHQAFQPSKLKAIVASKASQFTGYAQHDAQEFMAFLLDGLHEDLNRIQNKPYTETVDSDGRPDEVVAEEAWQRHKMRNDSFIVDLFQGQYKSKLVCPVCAKVSITFDPFLYLPVPLPQKQKVLPIFYFAREPHSKPIKFLVSVSKENSSASEVLDSLSQSVHVKPENLRLAEVIKNRFHRVFLPSHSLDAVSPTDVLLCFELLSPELAKERVVVLEVQQVPSIPISKCAACQRKQQSEEEKLKRCTRCYRVGYCNQFCQKTHWPDHKGLCRPENIGYPFLVSVPASRLTYARLAQLLEGYARYSVSVFQPPFQPGRMALESQSPGCTTLLSTSSLEAGDSEREPIQPSELQLVTPVAEGDTGAHRVWPPADRGPVPSTSGLSSEMLASGPIEGCPLLAGERVSRPEAAVPGYQHSSESVNTHTPQFFIYKIDASNREQRLEDKGETPLELGDDCSLALVWRNNERLQEFVLVASKELECAEDPGSAGEAARAGHFTLDQCLNLFTRPEVLAPEEAWYCPQCKQHREASKQLLLWRLPNVLIVQLKRFSFRSFIWRDKINDLVEFPVRNLDLSKFCIGQKEEQLPSYDLYAVINHYGGMIGGHYTACARLPNDRSSQRSDVGWRLFDDSTVTTVDESQVVTRYAYVLFYRRRNSPVERPPRASHSEHHPDLGPAAEAAASQASRIWQELEAEEEMVPEGPGPLGPWGPQDWVGPPPRGPTTPDEGCLRYFVLGTVAALVALVLNVFYPLVSQSRWR, encoded by the exons TGTCCCTTCCTCGAAAGGAACCAACCAAAGATG AATTGTTGCTCGATTGGAGGCAGAGTGCAGATGAGGTGATTGTTAAGCTGCGCGTGGGAACAGGTCCCGTACGTCTGGAGGATGTAGATGCTGCGTTCACAGACACGGACTGTGTGGTGAGGCTTCCAG ATGGTCGGCAGTGGGGTGGTGTCTTCTTTGCTGAAATACAAAGTTCTTGCACCAAAGTGCAGGCTCGCAAGGGTGGTCTTCTACAGCTAGTACTACCCAAGAAGGTGCCTCTGCTCACGTGGCCCTCTCTCCTG AAGAAACCTCTGGGAACCCAAGAGCTGGTGCCAGGTTTGCAGTGCCAGGAGAACGGGCAAGAGCTGTCTCCCATTGCCCTGGAGCCAGGCTCTGAGCCCCGCAGAGCTAAACAGGAAGCCCGAAACCAGAAGCGGGCCCAGGGCCGTGGTGAGGTAGGCTCGGGGGCTGGCCCTGGGACACAGGCAGGGCCCAGCGCCAAGAGGGCTGTTCACCTCCGCAGAGGGCCAGAAGGGGAAGGGTCCATGGATGGCCCCGGCCCCCAGGGTGATGCCCCGTCTTTCCTGTCTGACTCAGCTACCCAG gttgagGCTGAGGAGAAGCTCTGTGCTCCACCAATGAACACTCAAACAAGTCTCTTGAGCTCAGAGAAGAGTTTAGCCCTTCTGACAGTAGAGAAGACAGTGTCCCCCAGGAATGACCCAGTCGCCCCGGTTATGGTCCAGGACAGAGACCCTGAGCCTGAGCAAGAAGACCAAGTCAAAGAGGAGATGGCACTTGGGGCTGATCCTACAGCCTTGGTGGAGG AACCAGAGTCTATGGTGAACCTGGCATTTGTCAAGAACGACTCGTATGAGAAGGGCCCGGATTCGGTGGTGGTGCACGTGTACGTGAAGGAGATCCGCAGGGACAGCTCCCGAGTGCTCTTCCGAGAGCAGGACTTCACACTGATCTTCCAGACCAG GGACGGAAACTTTCTGAGGCTGCATCCGGGCTGTGGGCCCCACACCATCTTCCGATGGCAGGTGAAGCTCAG AAACTTGATTGAACCAGAGCAGTGTACGTTCTGTTTCACGGCCTCTCGAATCGATATCTGCCTCCGGAAGCGGCAGAGTCAGCGCTGGGGGGGACTGGAGGCCCCTGCTACACGAG TGGGTGGTGCAAAGGTTGCCGTGCCGACAGGCCCAACCCCTTTGGATTCAACCCCTCCAGGAGGTGGCCCCCACCCCCTGACAGGCCAGGAGGAAGCCAGGGCTGTGGAGAAGGAAAAACCCAAGGCTCGATCAGAGGACTCAGGGCTGGATGGTGTGGTGGCCCGCACCCCCTTGGAGCATGTAGCCCCAAAGCCAGACCCACACTTGGCCTCG CCCAAACCCACGTGTATGGTGCCTCCAATGCCGCACAGTCCAGTTAGTGGGGATAGTGTGGAGGAGgacgaagaggaagagaagaaggtgtGCCTGCCAGGCTTCACTGGCCTTGTCAACTTAGGGAACACCTGCTTCATGAATAGCGTCATTCAGTCTTTGTCCAACACTCGGGAACTTCGTGACTTCTTTCACG ACCGATCCTTTGAAGCTGAGATTAACTACAATAACCCATTGGGGACTGGTGGGCGCCTCGCCATTGGCTTTGCTGTGCTGCTCCGGGCCCTATGGAAGGGTACTCACCAAGCCTTTCAGCCCTCCAAGCTAAAG GCCATTGTGGCAAGCAAGGCCAGCCAGTTCACAGGCTATGCACAGCATGATGCTCAAGAGTTCATGGCTTTCTTGTTGGATGGGCTACATGAAGACCTCAATCGAATCCAAAACAAACCCTACACAGAGACTGTGGACTCGGACGGGCGGCCCGATGAG GTGGTAGccgaggaagcatggcagcggcACAAGATGAGAAATGATTCATTCATTGTGGACCTGTTTCAGGGCCAGTACAAGTCAAAGCTGGTGTGCCCTGTGTGTGCCAAG GTCTCCATCACTTTTGACCCGTTCCTTTATCTGCCGGTACCCTTGCCACAAAAGCAAAAGGTTCTCCCCATATTTTATTTTGCCAGGGAGCCCCACAGCAAGCCCATCAAG TTCCTGGTGAGTGTCAGCAAGGAGAACTCCAGCGCGAGTGAAGTGTTGGACTCCCTCTCTCAGAGTGTCCACGTGAAGCCTGAGAACCTGCGCCTAGCCGAG GTAATTAAGAACCGTTTCCACCGTGTTTTCTTGCCCTCCCACTCACTGGACGCTGTGTCCCCCACGGACGTGCTCCTCTGCTTTGAGCTGCTCTCCCCAGAACTGGCTAAGGAGCGGGTAGTAGTGCTGGAGGTGCAGCAG GTACCCAGCATCCCTATCTCCAAGTGCGCAGCCTGCCAGCGGAAGCAGcaatcagaagaagaaaagctgaagCGCTGTACCCGTTGCTACCGTGTGGGCTACTGCAACCA GTTCTGCCAGAAAACCCATTGGCCTGACCACAAAGGCCTCTGCCGCCCTGAGAACATTGGCTACCCCTTCCTGGTCAGTGTGCCTGCTTCACGCCTCACTTATGCCCGTCTTGCTCAGCTACTAGAAGGTTATGCCCG GTACTCTGTGAGTGTATTCCAACCGCCCTTCCAGCCTGGCCGCATGGCTTTGGAATCGCAGAGCCCTGGCTGTACCACGTTGCTTTCAACCAGCTCTCTGGAGGCTGGGGACAGTGAAAGAGAACCCATTCAGCCTTCTGAGCTccagctggtgacccctgtggctgAAGGGGATACAGGGGCTCACCGAGTATGGCCGCCTGCTGATAGGGGTCCTGTGCCTAGCACCAGTGGACTCTCTTCTGAGATGCTGGCCAGTGGGCCTATCGAAGGTTGTCCCTTGCTTGCTGGTGAGAGGGTATCTCGGCCTGAAG CTGCTGTGCCTGGGTACCAACACTCAAGTGAATCTGTGAATACCCACACGCCCCAGttcttcatctataaaattgATGCATCAAACCGTGAGCAGCGGCTGGAGGACAAAG GGGAGACACCATTGGAGCTAGGTGATGACTGTAGCCTGGCTCTGGTGTGGCGGAACAATGAACGCCTGCAGGAGTTTGTGTTGGTAGCCTCCAAGGAGCTGGAATGTGCTGAAGATCCAGGCTCTGCTGGTGAGGCTGCCCGTGCTGGCCACTTCACCCTGGACCAGTGCCTCAACCTCTTTACACGGCCTGAAGTGCTGGCACCTGAGGAGGCCTG GTACTGCCCACAGTGCAAACAGCATCGTGAGGCCTCCAAACAGCTGCTGTTGTGGCGCCTACCGAACGTGCTGATTGTGCAGCTCAAGCGCTTCTCCTTTCGTAGTTTCATTTGGCGAGACAAGATCAATGACTTGGTGGAGTTTCCTGTTCG GAACCTGGACTTGAGCAAGTTCTGTATCGGTCAGAAAGAGGAGCAGCTGCCTAGCTATGACCTGTATGCTGTCATCAACCACTACGGAGGCATGATCGGTGGCCACTATACTGCTTGTGCACGGCTGCCCAATGATCGCAGTAGCCAGCGCAGTGACGTGG GCTGGCGCTTGTTTGATGACAGCACGGTGACAACAGTAGACGAAAGCCAGGTCGTGACGCGCTATGCCTATGTTCTCTTCTACCGTCGTCGGAACTCTCCTGTGGAGAGACCCCCCAGGGCAAGTCACTCTGAACACCACCCAGACCTAGGCCCTGCAGCTGAGGCTGCTGCCAGCCAG
- the Usp19 gene encoding ubiquitin carboxyl-terminal hydrolase 19 isoform 3 (isoform 3 is encoded by transcript variant 3) produces MSAGASATGPRRGPPGLEEATSKKKQKDRANLESKDGDARRVSLPRKEPTKDELLLDWRQSADEVIVKLRVGTGPVRLEDVDAAFTDTDCVVRLPDGRQWGGVFFAEIQSSCTKVQARKGGLLQLVLPKKVPLLTWPSLLKPLGTQELVPGLQCQENGQELSPIALEPGSEPRRAKQEARNQKRAQGRGEVGSGAGPGTQAGPSAKRAVHLRRGPEGEGSMDGPGPQGDAPSFLSDSATQVEAEEKLCAPPMNTQTSLLSSEKSLALLTVEKTVSPRNDPVAPVMVQDRDPEPEQEDQVKEEMALGADPTALVEEPESMVNLAFVKNDSYEKGPDSVVVHVYVKEIRRDSSRVLFREQDFTLIFQTRDGNFLRLHPGCGPHTIFRWQVKLRNLIEPEQCTFCFTASRIDICLRKRQSQRWGGLEAPATRGAVGGAKVAVPTGPTPLDSTPPGGGPHPLTGQEEARAVEKEKPKARSEDSGLDGVVARTPLEHVAPKPDPHLASPKPTCMVPPMPHSPVSGDSVEEDEEEEKKVCLPGFTGLVNLGNTCFMNSVIQSLSNTRELRDFFHDRSFEAEINYNNPLGTGGRLAIGFAVLLRALWKGTHQAFQPSKLKAIVASKASQFTGYAQHDAQEFMAFLLDGLHEDLNRIQNKPYTETVDSDGRPDEVVAEEAWQRHKMRNDSFIVDLFQGQYKSKLVCPVCAKVSITFDPFLYLPVPLPQKQKVLPIFYFAREPHSKPIKFLVSVSKENSSASEVLDSLSQSVHVKPENLRLAEVIKNRFHRVFLPSHSLDAVSPTDVLLCFELLSPELAKERVVVLEVQQRPQVPSIPISKCAACQRKQQSEEEKLKRCTRCYRVGYCNQFCQKTHWPDHKGLCRPENIGYPFLVSVPASRLTYARLAQLLEGYARYSVSVFQPPFQPGRMALESQSPGCTTLLSTSSLEAGDSEREPIQPSELQLVTPVAEGDTGAHRVWPPADRGPVPSTSGLSSEMLASGPIEGCPLLAGERVSRPEAAVPGYQHSSESVNTHTPQFFIYKIDASNREQRLEDKGETPLELGDDCSLALVWRNNERLQEFVLVASKELECAEDPGSAGEAARAGHFTLDQCLNLFTRPEVLAPEEAWYCPQCKQHREASKQLLLWRLPNVLIVQLKRFSFRSFIWRDKINDLVEFPVRNLDLSKFCIGQKEEQLPSYDLYAVINHYGGMIGGHYTACARLPNDRSSQRSDVGWRLFDDSTVTTVDESQVVTRYAYVLFYRRRNSPVERPPRASHSEHHPDLGPAAEAAASQGLGPGQAPEVAPTRTAPERFAPPVDRPAPTYSNMEEVD; encoded by the exons TGTCCCTTCCTCGAAAGGAACCAACCAAAGATG AATTGTTGCTCGATTGGAGGCAGAGTGCAGATGAGGTGATTGTTAAGCTGCGCGTGGGAACAGGTCCCGTACGTCTGGAGGATGTAGATGCTGCGTTCACAGACACGGACTGTGTGGTGAGGCTTCCAG ATGGTCGGCAGTGGGGTGGTGTCTTCTTTGCTGAAATACAAAGTTCTTGCACCAAAGTGCAGGCTCGCAAGGGTGGTCTTCTACAGCTAGTACTACCCAAGAAGGTGCCTCTGCTCACGTGGCCCTCTCTCCTG AAACCTCTGGGAACCCAAGAGCTGGTGCCAGGTTTGCAGTGCCAGGAGAACGGGCAAGAGCTGTCTCCCATTGCCCTGGAGCCAGGCTCTGAGCCCCGCAGAGCTAAACAGGAAGCCCGAAACCAGAAGCGGGCCCAGGGCCGTGGTGAGGTAGGCTCGGGGGCTGGCCCTGGGACACAGGCAGGGCCCAGCGCCAAGAGGGCTGTTCACCTCCGCAGAGGGCCAGAAGGGGAAGGGTCCATGGATGGCCCCGGCCCCCAGGGTGATGCCCCGTCTTTCCTGTCTGACTCAGCTACCCAG gttgagGCTGAGGAGAAGCTCTGTGCTCCACCAATGAACACTCAAACAAGTCTCTTGAGCTCAGAGAAGAGTTTAGCCCTTCTGACAGTAGAGAAGACAGTGTCCCCCAGGAATGACCCAGTCGCCCCGGTTATGGTCCAGGACAGAGACCCTGAGCCTGAGCAAGAAGACCAAGTCAAAGAGGAGATGGCACTTGGGGCTGATCCTACAGCCTTGGTGGAGG AACCAGAGTCTATGGTGAACCTGGCATTTGTCAAGAACGACTCGTATGAGAAGGGCCCGGATTCGGTGGTGGTGCACGTGTACGTGAAGGAGATCCGCAGGGACAGCTCCCGAGTGCTCTTCCGAGAGCAGGACTTCACACTGATCTTCCAGACCAG GGACGGAAACTTTCTGAGGCTGCATCCGGGCTGTGGGCCCCACACCATCTTCCGATGGCAGGTGAAGCTCAG AAACTTGATTGAACCAGAGCAGTGTACGTTCTGTTTCACGGCCTCTCGAATCGATATCTGCCTCCGGAAGCGGCAGAGTCAGCGCTGGGGGGGACTGGAGGCCCCTGCTACACGAG GTGCAGTGGGTGGTGCAAAGGTTGCCGTGCCGACAGGCCCAACCCCTTTGGATTCAACCCCTCCAGGAGGTGGCCCCCACCCCCTGACAGGCCAGGAGGAAGCCAGGGCTGTGGAGAAGGAAAAACCCAAGGCTCGATCAGAGGACTCAGGGCTGGATGGTGTGGTGGCCCGCACCCCCTTGGAGCATGTAGCCCCAAAGCCAGACCCACACTTGGCCTCG CCCAAACCCACGTGTATGGTGCCTCCAATGCCGCACAGTCCAGTTAGTGGGGATAGTGTGGAGGAGgacgaagaggaagagaagaaggtgtGCCTGCCAGGCTTCACTGGCCTTGTCAACTTAGGGAACACCTGCTTCATGAATAGCGTCATTCAGTCTTTGTCCAACACTCGGGAACTTCGTGACTTCTTTCACG ACCGATCCTTTGAAGCTGAGATTAACTACAATAACCCATTGGGGACTGGTGGGCGCCTCGCCATTGGCTTTGCTGTGCTGCTCCGGGCCCTATGGAAGGGTACTCACCAAGCCTTTCAGCCCTCCAAGCTAAAG GCCATTGTGGCAAGCAAGGCCAGCCAGTTCACAGGCTATGCACAGCATGATGCTCAAGAGTTCATGGCTTTCTTGTTGGATGGGCTACATGAAGACCTCAATCGAATCCAAAACAAACCCTACACAGAGACTGTGGACTCGGACGGGCGGCCCGATGAG GTGGTAGccgaggaagcatggcagcggcACAAGATGAGAAATGATTCATTCATTGTGGACCTGTTTCAGGGCCAGTACAAGTCAAAGCTGGTGTGCCCTGTGTGTGCCAAG GTCTCCATCACTTTTGACCCGTTCCTTTATCTGCCGGTACCCTTGCCACAAAAGCAAAAGGTTCTCCCCATATTTTATTTTGCCAGGGAGCCCCACAGCAAGCCCATCAAG TTCCTGGTGAGTGTCAGCAAGGAGAACTCCAGCGCGAGTGAAGTGTTGGACTCCCTCTCTCAGAGTGTCCACGTGAAGCCTGAGAACCTGCGCCTAGCCGAG GTAATTAAGAACCGTTTCCACCGTGTTTTCTTGCCCTCCCACTCACTGGACGCTGTGTCCCCCACGGACGTGCTCCTCTGCTTTGAGCTGCTCTCCCCAGAACTGGCTAAGGAGCGGGTAGTAGTGCTGGAGGTGCAGCAG CGCCCCCAGGTACCCAGCATCCCTATCTCCAAGTGCGCAGCCTGCCAGCGGAAGCAGcaatcagaagaagaaaagctgaagCGCTGTACCCGTTGCTACCGTGTGGGCTACTGCAACCA GTTCTGCCAGAAAACCCATTGGCCTGACCACAAAGGCCTCTGCCGCCCTGAGAACATTGGCTACCCCTTCCTGGTCAGTGTGCCTGCTTCACGCCTCACTTATGCCCGTCTTGCTCAGCTACTAGAAGGTTATGCCCG GTACTCTGTGAGTGTATTCCAACCGCCCTTCCAGCCTGGCCGCATGGCTTTGGAATCGCAGAGCCCTGGCTGTACCACGTTGCTTTCAACCAGCTCTCTGGAGGCTGGGGACAGTGAAAGAGAACCCATTCAGCCTTCTGAGCTccagctggtgacccctgtggctgAAGGGGATACAGGGGCTCACCGAGTATGGCCGCCTGCTGATAGGGGTCCTGTGCCTAGCACCAGTGGACTCTCTTCTGAGATGCTGGCCAGTGGGCCTATCGAAGGTTGTCCCTTGCTTGCTGGTGAGAGGGTATCTCGGCCTGAAG CTGCTGTGCCTGGGTACCAACACTCAAGTGAATCTGTGAATACCCACACGCCCCAGttcttcatctataaaattgATGCATCAAACCGTGAGCAGCGGCTGGAGGACAAAG GGGAGACACCATTGGAGCTAGGTGATGACTGTAGCCTGGCTCTGGTGTGGCGGAACAATGAACGCCTGCAGGAGTTTGTGTTGGTAGCCTCCAAGGAGCTGGAATGTGCTGAAGATCCAGGCTCTGCTGGTGAGGCTGCCCGTGCTGGCCACTTCACCCTGGACCAGTGCCTCAACCTCTTTACACGGCCTGAAGTGCTGGCACCTGAGGAGGCCTG GTACTGCCCACAGTGCAAACAGCATCGTGAGGCCTCCAAACAGCTGCTGTTGTGGCGCCTACCGAACGTGCTGATTGTGCAGCTCAAGCGCTTCTCCTTTCGTAGTTTCATTTGGCGAGACAAGATCAATGACTTGGTGGAGTTTCCTGTTCG GAACCTGGACTTGAGCAAGTTCTGTATCGGTCAGAAAGAGGAGCAGCTGCCTAGCTATGACCTGTATGCTGTCATCAACCACTACGGAGGCATGATCGGTGGCCACTATACTGCTTGTGCACGGCTGCCCAATGATCGCAGTAGCCAGCGCAGTGACGTGG GCTGGCGCTTGTTTGATGACAGCACGGTGACAACAGTAGACGAAAGCCAGGTCGTGACGCGCTATGCCTATGTTCTCTTCTACCGTCGTCGGAACTCTCCTGTGGAGAGACCCCCCAGGGCAAGTCACTCTGAACACCACCCAGACCTAGGCCCTGCAGCTGAGGCTGCTGCCAGCCAG